In Proteobacteria bacterium CG1_02_64_396, the DNA window ATCCAGCGGTCGCAGGGGCGACAGCGCTGGGGGGATGGGGACGCTGCGGGGGGGCGGGACGCAATCGCGCCGGGGGCGGCGCTCCTACCGCATTGCCCCAAACGCCATCGCGCCGGGGGCGGCGCTCCTACCGCATTGCCTCAAACGCAATCGCGCCGGGGGCGGCGCTCCTACCGCATTGCCCCAAACGCCATCGCGCCGGGGGCGGCGCTCCTACCACGTCGCCTCAAACGCAATCGCGCCGGGGGCGGCGCTCCTACCGCATTGCCCCAAACGCCATCGCGCCGGGGGCGGCGCTCCTACCACATTGCCCCAAACGCAATCGCGCCGGGGGCGGCGCTCCTACCACATTGCCTGCGCGGGGATCCAGCGGTCGCGGGGGCGACAGCGCTGGGTGGGATGGGGACGCTGCGGGGGGGGGCGGGGTGGTGGACCGATAAGTAGGAGGCGACCTAAGTCGCCGAAGCTTTTGGTTGTTGAGAAGCGTCGCGGAAAAAGGCAGGGGGCCTTTGTTCAGCGCTTCCCTAATGCCTTGTAAGTCGTACCAATGCGCGTTTTTCGCTTTTGCTCACGGATTCAGGCAAGAGCCTGTGAACTCAATTCCGCTCCAACCCCAACCGCGCCTCCAATCCCCCCATCGCCCAAGCCAGATTCAACCGCGCCAGCAGCAGCGCATGTTGGGCCGAGGTCAGGTTGAGCTCGGCGCTGAACAGGTCGCGGTGGGCGTCGAGCAGGTCGACGCTGGTCTGGGTCCCCACGTCGAACCCTTGTTGCACCCCGTCGAGAAGCGATTGGGCGGCGGTCACCGCCGCCTGCTTGGCTGTCACCTCTTGCTGTTTGCTCAAGATGTCGAGTCGCGCTTGGGCCAGTTCGAAGGCTGTTTGGGCTCGCTGGGCGGTCAGGTCGGCCCCGGCGGCGACCAGCGACCCCTCCGCCTGCCGGGTTTTCGACAGAACCGAACCGCCGCTGTAGAGGGGAACGGTAAGGTTGAGGGTGAGCTGCTGGTCTTGAAAAACCGAGGTGGCACTGAAGGTTTTTTCGGAGCGGGAGATCTGCCCCTGCAACGACAGCTCGGGCAGATGGTAGGAGCCCTCCAGCGAAACCTGTTCTTCGGCGAGCTGCTGTTGCAACACCTTGGCGACCAAGGCCCCCCTGGGGATGGCGTCGAGTTCGGGAATATCGCTGCCGTCGGGCAGCGCCCAACGCGCCAACTGCGCCGCCAGGTTGCCCGGCTCCCCCTCGATCTTTTGCCCCACCAGCACCTCGAATTGCCGCTGCGCCAGATGTACCTGGTTTTCGACGGCCACCAGTCCTGCCTCGGCGGTCGCCCGCTGCATGATCCCCCGGTCGAGATCGGTTTGAGTCGCCACCCCGACCTCTAGCCGCGCCTTAAGTTGATCTTCGTGGGCCGCCAGCGCTTCGAGCTCCCGCTTGGCCAGCCGCTGACGCTCCATCGTCTCATCCCAGTTGAGGTAGGCGGTAACGATGTTCTTGATGAGGTCGTCCACCGCCTGCAAACGCTGGCTCTTGGCAATGTCGGCCTGCAGGTGGGCCATGGTCCAGCCGATCCAGACCCGGCCCCCCGAGTAGATCGGCTGATTGAGGGTGAGCGCGTAGGAGCGTGGTTTGACGGTCGATGCGGTGGTTGCTCCGAAACCCTCGGTCCGCTTGCGGTCGATCCCAATCGACCCGGTCGCTTTGAGGGTCGGCAGGGCGGCGGCCAACGCTTGGTCGATGACCTCTTGCGCCGCCTGATACCGGGCCTCGGCAGCCTGCCAGATCGGGGCGTTATCGGGGGCCTGGCGCAGCACCTGGTCGAGGGAGATCGGCGCCGCCGAGCCGGGAAGGGGTAAGGTGATGGCGGCGGCCAGGGCGATGGCGGCAAAAGGCTTCAAAGCGACGTTCATGGGGGGTGTCCGTTGTTGTTAAGAAAGCGCTGATTCAAGGCCTCCTGCCTTGAATCAGCGCGCTTGGCAAAAACCAAAAGCAGTGCTTCGGCGACGGGGTCGCCTCCTACGACAGCGCGCCATTTTGGCGGCCTCTCCCTGGGTCGCTCGGAAGCGCTATTACAATAATCAGCGCTTCCTTAAATCTTCGGATTCAAACGCGGTGCGAAGAATGCCGTCGTTGCTCGCAAGGGTCACCAAAAGCGTTGTAAATCTCGGTAAGTCAGCCCGATCAGGGTGCGGATGTCGCTGGCGGTTTGGGGCCGCCCTGCCATTTTAAGCCAGTGCCCCTCGATGCGGCTGGTCAGCCCCAGGTTGCCGACGATGGGGCCGAAGGTTTCGATCTGCCAGCGACCGTTGTCGATCCAGACCCCCTGTTCCCAGGTGTGGTCGATCAACACCAAGCCCCCCCAGCGCTGCCCATTTTGCTCGTACAACCCCTCAGCCTGAAGGTGCACCCCGCGCGAGGTCGAGTCGGTGGCACCCCCCCATTGGCGGCGCAGCAGGGCGCCCGCCTCGAAACTCAGCCCCTCTTGTTTCAAAACGATCCCCAACACCGTGTCGGTGGCGTATTGGCGGGGCGAAGGCAGGGTGGGGGTGCCGGGGGTCCACTCGCCAATCAGGGCGAAATCGCCGTAGGGGCGAAATCCTTCCCCTTGCTGCTCCACTCGGTTGGCGTAGCGCCAGTCGTCGCTCAACTCCTGCACGGTGCCGGTGTACAGGGTTTGCCGGGCATAACGGCTGGTCAGTCGTTGCCGCCAAAAATAGGCTGGAAGCATGTGGGTTAGCGACACATCGGCGTAGCCCGAGACGGTCTGCCCCCCTTCTCCTGCCAGCCAGGGGTCGGAGCGGTCGGCGTAACTTTGGTTGGCATGGATGTCGAGCCGTGACAAATCGACGGTCAGCTCGTTGATTCCCAACCGCCACTCACCTTCGGCGGGGGGAGGGGGCCAGCCCCGCTTGGGATCGATCAGGGCATCGAGGACCACTGCGTCGAGTTGCTGCGGATGGTGGGTGGTCGGATCGAGGATGAGTGCGGCGTTGCCCTCGGGGTCGATTCGCCCCGCATGGGGGGAGGCGTCGGGGAAGAGCAGGAGGTAGGGCATTTCGGGGTCGATGACGATTCCCCCAACCTTGAGCCGTTCCTCGTCGATGCCGACAGCGGCGCCATGCCAGCCATCGGCTTCGATGCGCGCCAGGGTGTCGATCAGATGTTGCCCCGTCAGGGTTTTGCCGCGCATGGCGGTGGGACGCGACAGATACCGTTGCACCAATTCGCCCCCCCAGGGATGTTGCCACATCGAGGGGTCGACCGGACGGAAGAAGTCGTCGTCGATCAGCACCACATCCCCCTTGCCGCTCTTCAACGCCTGAATCGCCACCGCCCGGCGAAGATCCCCCTCTTTCGCCCCCTCGGGAACCCCGAGTAGCGGCAGATTTTTTTCTTTGAGGGTATGCCAGCGCGCCATGATTTCGGCCCGTAATTCCGGGATTTCACCGCCGTCGTCGGTCACTCCGTTGTGGGGGGCGAGGGTGGAGCCGTCCCAACGCAGCGGGTGCCATGGATGGAGATCTTTCCCCCCTGTGAGCGGGGCGATGGTGACCGAACCCATCGAGACCGTCTGGCCGGGGTGGATGGCGTCGCTGACGACCCAGACTGGCTCGGGCAAAGTGCTCAAAGTGTAGAGCTCGTCCAGGGTTAGCCCCTGGGCGATGACCAGCAGTTGTCCCTTGCGCTCCAGGTCGGTCCGCTCGGCCGTGATCCGCAGCAGGGCATCCAAGGGGGAGATCCACGTCCACTTGGCCCGGATGGAGGAGGGCAGTTGCCGGTAAACGGCTTGTCCCAACAGGGCGGTGACCAGCATGGGGCGATCCCGGTCTTGGGTCGCCAAGGCGGAGCGGCCCGCCGGTTGAGGACCGTGCAGGTTGCCCAGCAGCAGGGTTAGCCCCGCACTGCGCAGCTGTTCAGCCAGAAGGTCGGGCCCCCGGCTCAGATCGTGAACCCCCGGCGCCACGGCGGTCACACCGGAGCGGGCCAAAATCGTGGCGAACAAGGCTCCCCGGTCGGGTCGCGAAAGGATGTAGGGGCCCAGGCTATCGCCCACCGCAAGCCGCAGCTCCCCCGCCATCGCGCCGTTCCACAGGTGGGGCATGGCGGCGGCGGTCTTCTGCCCGTCGACCGTAATCAACTGCCCCCGGGGTTGGGGCAGCCAAGACAGAGCCGAGGCGACGCCAGGTAGGCAAAGGGCGGCAATCAGAAGGGGCCAAGTGCGCTTCATGGGGACTCGCTGGGGGTCATCATTTGGCGGGCTCGTTCCAAGTCGGCGGGGGTGCCTGCATCCACAAAAAAACCTTCGTGGAGCACCCCCCCCAACCCAGCGGCGATGGACACGGCGGCGGCGCGGCGATGGTACCACGGCCCCAGAGAGCCGACGGCGGGGATCTGCTCCAGCATGGGGTGGGCCAGCCAAGCGACCCCCATGAAGCGGACCGGACGCCCAGCGGCACCCTTGGGATGCAACCGGGTGCCGACCAGGGCGAAATCGGCATGGTCGGGATCGACCGGCACCACCGCCAAGACGGATTGAAATCCCTGTTGGATCAAGGGTTCGAGCTGGGCCATGAACCCCTCGGGGGGCAGGTCGTGGCAGGCATCGCCGTTATGCAGCAGCACATCGCTACCGCCGAGCAACGGCCCCATCTGCCGTAGCCCCCCGGCGGTTTCGAGATCGCCGTGCTCCAGCGACAAGGTCAAGGGAATGCGGCTTGCGTGCGTCGCCAAATGGGGGGGGAACTGGGCGCTCAGGTGGCGGGCGTTGACAATCAACTCCTCGCACCCCGCCGCCACAAGCCAGTGCAGCGCCCGGTCGAGCAGGGTAGTCGAACCGACCGGGAGCAGCGGTTTGGGGGTGGTGTCGGTCCATGGCGCCAGCCGCACCCCCCGTCCCGCCGCCAACGCCACCCCGGTCAGCTTCATGCCCCTTGCCCGATGTGGGGCAGCACCGCCTCGGACCGGGCGATCACCGCCGCAATCAGGGCGGGCCCCTGGGTGAAGGGGGGGGGGAGTCCCGGTTGGGTCGCCAGCCAGTCAAGGTGGGTTTGCAGATGGTTCAAGGTATTGGGAATCGAAGCCAGATAGCGCGGTTTGCCATCGCGCAGCCAGAGCCGGGCGAAGATGCCGCTGGCCTTAAGGTTGCGCTGGGCGGCGACCAGCCGCAGCTCCAGGCGCAGGCAGGGGTCGTCGGCATTGAGCCCCGCCGCTTGGCAGAAGTGACGCCACAGCTTCTCGCGCACCGCATCGGGGTAGGCGGCGTAGCTGTCGTAAAGAAGTGAAGCGATGTCGTACAGCCTCGGCCCCGCCACCGCATCCTGAAAATCGAGGCTGACCAAGCGCCCCCCTGTCACCATCAGGTTGCGGCTGTGATGGTCGCGGTGGACGAAGCCGGTTGGGGTGGTCGCGACTTGGGCGTTGAGGGCCTGAATCAAGGTTTCGGCCTGGGCAACCTCAGATGCAGGCAGTTCGAGCAGCCGGGTCAAAAGCCAGTCGCTGAAGAGGGTCCCCTCATATTCCAGCAACGTGGCAAAATCGGTCAGGTCGTCGTGGGGGAGGGGGAGCCAGGCGGCAGGCATGGCGGCGGCGGCCAGGAAGGGCTGCGGCTCCCTTGCAAAATCGAGATCCTCCAGATGGCTTCCCCCGAGATCCTCCATCAGTAGGTAACCGTGGGTTGCGTCGCGGGCCGCGATGGCGGGGACGTCGATGCTAAAAGAGGCCAGTCGGTCGTGGATCGCCAGAAAGGGTCCAACCGGCTCCTTGTCGGGGGGGGCGTCCATGAGGATGCGGCTGCCACCGGGCAGATGCACTCGAATGTAGCGGCGGAACGAGGCATCCCCCGGAAGGGGCTGAAGTTCAAAGGGGGTATCGAGGATTTCGGCCAGCCATTGCCGGGGTTCGGGTCGCATGGGGGTCTCGGAGATGGTGTTGGGGGGGGAGGCTTCTGCTAGATTACCGAACCCATGGTGAATTCTCGACCGAAGCTTATCCCTGCGCAGGAGCGGGTATGCCCGACATAGGTTTTACCGAACTCATCGTGATCGCGGTGGTGCTGTTCGTGATCGTCGGTCCCGAGCGGATGCCGGGGCTGCTGGCCGATCTGTCGCGCTGGCTGCACAAGGGGCGCTCCCTGGCCAGCCAGTTGCGCCGTGAACTCGATTTCGAGGTCGCCTCCCTTAAACAGGAGCTTCCCGGCGAGGAGATCCAGGCGGTGAAAACCGAGGTCAACAAGATCGGAGGTTCGCTGCGCGAGGCCGAAGCCGACCTGCTTCGCCGGGAACGGGCGTTGAACCAAAGTTTGAAGGGGCCGGTCGAGCCTCCCGCCTCGCCCCCCGCCGCCACCACCACCACCACCGCCGCCGCCACCACCACCACCACAGAACCCCAAAAACCGGAGTCCGCTTGAACGTCCTGATCGAACTGATCCCCATCCTCTTCTTCTTTGCCGCCTACAAGCTTTGGGGCATCTACGCCGCTACCGGGGCGGCCATCGTCGCCTCTTTGCTTCAGTTGGCCTGGACCTACCATCGCACGCGCACCCTCGACAAGGTGCAGATCGGGGTGGCGGGGATGATCCTGGTCTTCGGCGGCGCCACCTTGCTGTTGCAGGATCCCACCTTCATCAAACTCAAGCCGACGGCGGTGTATCTGCTGCTCGCTTTGGTCTTCCTCGGTAGCCTATTGACCAAAACCAACCTGATCGAGGCGATGATGGGTCGCGCCGAGATCAAACTGCCCCCCCACGCCTCCCGCCGTCTGTGCTGGGTCTGGGGGGGCTTTTTCGTCACCATGGCGGGGGCCAACCTTTTTGTCGCCTTCAACTACCCCGAAGAGGTCTGGGTCGACTTCAAGGTCTTCGGCATGACCGGGCTAACCTTGGTTTTTGCGGTCGCTCAGGCCTTTTATGTGGCTAGGCATACTCAAGAGGAGCCAGAGTCCCAGGGTTCGTAAGGTTTTCGGCGACGCTTCTCAAAAACCAAAAGTAGGCGCCCTGAGGCGGCGATGGTTTTTGCTTCGTTTGCAAAATCAGTCACTTACGTTCCTGATTGATTGGCGGCCCATCCCTGGGTCGCTCGGAAGCGCCAAATAAATCAGCGCTTCCTTAGAGGCGCCCTTGATTCAAAACGCCCCCCGGTTTGTTCGATGGGGGCGATCCCACTACAATCCCCGGCCCTTTACGGCCTGGGGGGTTTGAATACGCACCATTAACCACGAGAGGTCATCGTTTCATGCCTTGGAATCAAAACGGGGGTCCCGGAGGGGATCCCTGGGGACGCGGCTCCCAGCAGGGGGGCGGCGGACCCAAGCCACCCGATCTCGATGAACTCGTCAACCGCCTGAAAAAGAAATTCGGCGGGGGCGGTCCCAATGGCTTTAAAGGGTGGCCCTACTTGGGGGTCATCGCCTTTTTGCTTTGGGGCGCCTCGGGTATCTACATCGTCCAGCCCGACGAGCAGGGGGTGGTCCAGCGGTTCGGCGCCTTTACCGAGACCACCGCCCCCGGTCCCCACTGGCACCTGCCCGCCCCCATCGAAACGGTCAACAAGGTCAAGGTAACCAAGGTTGATCGGGTCGAGGTCGGTTACCGCAGCCGTGGCGTCAGCGATGGTTTTGGTGGCGATAGCCGCGATACCGTCGAGGTGCCCAAAGAGGCGCTGATGCTTACCGGCGACGAGAACATCGTCGACATCAACTTCACGGTGCAATTTCGCATCCGCGACGCCGGCAACTACCTGTTCAACGTCCGCAATCCCGAAAAGACGGTCAAGGATGTGGCCGAGTCGGCGATCCGCGAGGTGGTCGGCAAAAGCCCCATCGACGAGGTGTTGACCTCGGGCAAGATGAAGATCCAGACCCAGACCCAGGCGCTGATGCAAGAGATCCTGGACGACTACAAGGTGGGACTTCAGGTGGTCACCGTGCAGTTGCAGCAGGTGCAGCCTCCCTCGGCGGTCATCGACGCGTTTAAAGACGTGGCCAGCGCCCGTGAGGATCGCCAACGGGCGATCAACGAGGCTCACGGTTACTCCAACGACATTTTGCCCAAAGCCAAGGGCGAGGCGGCCCAGATGGTCGAAGAGGCCAAGGCCTATAAAGCGCAGAGGGTCAACGAGGCACAGGGTGATACCGAGCGCTTCTTAGGAATGCTGGCCGAATATCGTAAGGCCCCCTCGGTGACCACCAAGCGGATGTACCTTGAGACGATGGAGCAGGTGCTCGGCGGGGTTGAGAAGGTGGTGATCGACGAGCAAGCCGCCAACGGGGTGCTGCCGGTGCTGCAATTGGGAGGCGTATTGGGCCAGGGCGCGACGGGAGGTGCCAAATGAATAAAGGTCTCTCTGTGCTGACCGGCATCCTTTCCGCTGTGATTCTGATTGCCGGGTTCACCCTGTTTACCGTCAAGGAGACCGAGCAGGTTCTGGTTCTTCAAATGGGTAAACCGGTTAAGGCGCTCACCGAGCCGGGGTTGCAGTTTAAGATCCCCTTCATCCAGAACATCTTGACCTTCGACCGCCGCATCCTCGAATACGACTCGGATCCCGCCGAGGTTTTGACCCTCGACAAGAAAAACTTGGTGGTCGACCACTTCACGAAGTGGCGTATCGTCGATCCCCTGAAGCTTTTTCAAACGGTGCAAAACGAAGTCGGGGCGATCAGTCGCCTGGACGACATCATCTACTCGCGTCTGCGCGAGGAGCTGGGCAAACACACCTTCGAGGACATCGTCTCCGGGGTGCGCACCCAGCTGATGGACGCGGTTCGGGAAAGCTGTAACGAGCAGGCTGCCCCCTTTGGTATTGAGGTGGTCGACGTGCGCATCAAGCGGACCGACCTGCCCAAAGAGAACTCCGATGCCGTCTTCCGTCGGATGCAGACCGAGCGGCAGCGAATGGCCAAACAGTACCGCTCTGAGGGTGCCGAGGAGGCGCAGAAGATCCGGGCCGATGCCGACCGGCAGAAGACCGAGATTATCTCAGAGGCCTACCGTGATGCTCAGATCCTTCGCGGTGAAGGGGACGCAACCGCCATCAAGACCTACGGTGAGGCGTTTTCGAAGGACGAGAAATTCTTCGAATTCATGCGCACCCTGGAGGCCTACAAGAAGATCTTCAAAGACGGTGGCCGGGATCGCATGGTCCTGAGCACCGATTCGCCCCTGCTTAAATTGCTGACCGGTCAGGAGGGTGCGGCCCGCCGTTAATCGGTGGGTCGCCTCGATTTGATGGAAGATTTTATTGCCGCGTTGGGGTTGGTGATGGTGCTGGAGGGGCTCCCTTGGCTTATCTCCCCCCAGCGGATGCGGGCGACCTTCGCCTCGCTGATGCAGCTTCCCGACGCCACCCTGCACAAGATGGGGGTGGCGTTGATTGCAACGGGGCTGCTGACCCTCTACGTCGTTCGGGGTTGATTCCTGAGAAGGCGCCGATTCAACCGGTGCCTTCTAAAAAAGTTCGATCCATTCATTCCACGTCGGGGGGGGATTCCCCGTCGGTTTAAAACCACCGTATCGGAGTTTCGTGGATGCTGATCAACTCGCCGCCACCCGTTCCCGTCAATCTTGACGAGGAGATGCGCCGCTCCTACCTCGATTACGCCATGAGCGTCATTGTGGGCCGTGCTCTGCCCGACATTCGCGACGGACTCAAGCCGGTGCACCGGCGGATCCTGTTCGCCATGAAAGAGATGGGCAACGACTACAACAAGCCCTACAAAAAATCGGCCCGCATCGTCGGCGACGTCATCGGTAAGTACCACCCCCACGGCGATTCGGCGGTTTACGACGCCATGGTCCGACTGGCCCAGCCCTTTGCCATGCGATACACCATGGTTGAAGGTCAGGGCAATTTCGGTTCGGTCGACGGCGATTCCCCCGCAGCCATGCGTTACACCGAGGTTCGCCTCGACAAACTCGCCCACACCCTGCTCGAAGATCTCGACAAGGAGACGGTCGATTTCGGCGACAATTACGACGGCTCGTTGCAAGAGCCCAAGGTGTTGCCCGCCGCCTTCCCCCATCTGCTGGTCAACGGCAGCGAGGGGATCGCGGTCGGTATGGCGACCAAGATCCCCCCCCATAACCTCACCGAGGTGCTGGGCGCCACCATCGCCCTGATCGACGACCCCGAGATCGACATCGCAGGGTTGATGAAGTACGTCCCGGCCCCCGACTTCCCCACCGGCGCTTTCATTTATGGGCGTAGCGGCGCCAAGCAGGCCTACGAGACCGGGCGCGGCTCCATCACCATGCGGGCCAAGATCGATATCGAGACCGATAAGAAGGGGACGCGGCAGTCGATCATCATTTCTGAGATTCCCTACCAGCTCAACAAAGCCCGGCTGATCGAACACATGGCCGAGCTGGTGAAAGAAAAGAAGCTGCTGGGTATTTCAGAACTGCGCGACGAATCGGATCGCGACGGCATGCGCATCGTGCTTGATCTCAAACGCGACGCGGTCGGCGAGATCATCATCAACCAGCTCTTCAAGATGACCCCGCTGCAAAGCAATTTCGGCATCATCATGCTGGCGGTCGACCACGGTCGTCCCCGCTTGGTGAATCTGAAGGAGGCGCTGCAGGCCTTCATCGACCACCGCCGCGAAGTCATCACCCGGCGCACCATTTATGAACTGCGCAAGGCCGAGGAACGGGCCCATCTGCTCGAAGGTTTGGCGGTGGCGCTGCAAAACATTGATGAGGTTATCGCCATCATCAAAGCGGCCCCGAGCCCCGCCGAGGCGCGCATCAACCTGATGGAGGTTGAGTGGCGCTTCAATTGGGAGGGTGAGGCCCGGACCCAGAAATTCACCCAGCCCCAGGCCCAGGCCATCCTTGAAATGCGCCTGCACCGCCTGACCGGGATGGAGCAAGAAAAGCTCGTCAACGAATACCGGGAGCTGCTTAACCTCATCAACCGCCTCAAAGAGATCCTCGCCTCCGAAAGTGAGCTGATGGGGGTGATCCGGGCTGAGTTGGTTAAGGTGAACGAGGACTTCGGCGACAAGCGGCGCACCCAGATCGTCGACGAGACCGCCGAGTTGACCCTCGAAGATCTCATCGCCGAGGAAGACATGGTTGTGACCATGTCGCTGTCGGGCTACATCAAGCGTCAGCCGGTCACCCACTACCGCTCGCAGCGTCGGGGAGGCAAAGGTCGGACGGCGGTGAACCCCAAAGAGGGGGATGTGGTTGAGCGGCTCTTCATCGCCTCGACCCACGATACCGTTATGTTCTTCACCAACCGGGGTCGGGTCTTCTGGTCGAAGGTCTACGAGATTCCCCAATCGGGTCCCACCGCTCGCGGCACCGCTTTGGTTAACCTGCACCCCTTGCAAGAGGGGGAGCGGATCACCGCCACCATGCCGGTGCGCCATTTCGTCGAGGACCGCTACGTCCTGATGGCGACCCGCAGCGGCATCGTGAAAAAAACCGACTTGATGGCCTACAGCAACGTGCGTAATGGCGGCGTGCAAGCGATTAAGTTGGGCGAGGGCGATTCGGTTATCGGCGTTGCCATCACCGACGGTGCCCGCGAGGTGCTGCTCACCACCAGCCAGGGATTGAGCATTCGCTTCCCCGAGGAGCAGGCCCGTCCCATGGGCCGGGTGTCGCAGGGAGTGCGGGGGATCAAGCTCGAAAAAGGGGACGAGGTCCGCTCCATGGACATCCTGGCCGCGGATTGCTCCATCCTGACCGTCACCACCCAGGGCTTTGGCAAACGTTCCAAGGCCGACGATTACCGCCAGCAAAACCGGGGCGGCAAGGGTCTGATTACCATCAAGACCACCAAACGCAACGGCTATGTGGTGGGTTGCCTGCAGGTGTTGGCCGACGACGAGGTCATGATTATCACCGCTGGTGGCACCATGATCCGCATCCGCATGAAAGATCTGCGGGTCATCGGTCGCAACACCCAGGGAGTGACCCTCTTCAACATCGACGAAGGGGATGACGTGGTCGCGGTTGTCCGGGTGGTGGAACGTCCGGAGGATGACGACGACGAGGGGGATGATGGGGTGCCGCCGGTGGCGCCTGGGGAGTTGCCTCTCGATGCTTGATCGCCGTTTGTTGCTTGAAGACCCGGACAAACTGGTCCGTGGTTTGGCCCGGCGTGGCTCCGATGTCGGTGTGGTGGCGCTGCTCGACATCGAGGCCTCGCGCCGTGAACTGCTGCAAAAGGTCGAGGAGGGGCGTTCCCAGCGCAACGCCTTGAGCAAAGAGATCGGGGTGCGCAAACGTAACAAAGAACCAGCCGACGACCTCTTCGCCGCTGTTGAGGAGGTGAAGAGAAGCCTGGAACTGTGGGAGGAGGAGCTCCAGGTTAAAGAACGCCTTTTTGACGAGCTCTGGCTGCTGGTTCCCAACCTGATCGACGACGATGCCCCTGATGGCCCCGATGAGAGCGGCAACGTTGAGATCCGCCGCTGGGGGGTGCCGAAATCCTTCGAATATGCTCCCAAGGCCCACTACGAGATCGGCGAGGATCTCGGCCTGCTCGATTTCGAACAGGCGGCCAAGATCACCGGCAGCCGCTTTGCGGTGCTCAAAGGTGATCTGGCCCGGTTGGAGCGGGCGCTGGGGCAGTGGATGCTTGATCTGCACAGCGATCAGCACGGCTATACCGAGGTTCAGGTTCCCTACATGGTCAACCGCGATGCCTTGACCGGGACCGGCCAGTTGCCGAAGTTCGAAGAGGATCTGTTCTTCCTGCGCGACAACGACTACGCCTTAATCCCCACTGCCGAGGTGCCGGTCACCAACCTCCACCGCGAGAGCATCGTCGAGGAGGAGGCGCTCCCCCTGAAATACGTTGCCTGGACCCCCTGCTTCCGCCGTGAGGCCGGTTCGGCAGGACGCGATACCCGGGGGCTAATCCGCCAGCACCAATTCCACAAGGTAGAGCTGGTCCACCTCGTCGCCCCTGAAGAATCAGAGACGGCCTTGCAGCAGATTGTCGACCACGCTGCCAAGGTGCTTGAGCTGCTTGAGCTGCCCTACCGGGTGATGGCGCTGTGCGCGGGCGATACCGGCTTTTCGAGCGCCCGCACCTTCGATCTTGAGGTTTGGCTGCCAGCCCAGGGTGCCTACCGCGAGATCTCCTCCTGTTCGAATTTCCGCGATTTTCAGGCCCGCCGGGCTTCGATTCGGGGTCGTTTCAAAAACGAGCAGAGCGGCAAACGGGACAACCGCATCCTGCATACCCTCAACGGGTCGGGTTTGGCGGTGGGGCGGACCCTGGTGGCACTGCTCGAAAATCACCAGAACAACGACGGTTCGGTAACGATTCCCGCAGTGCTGCGCCCCTACATGGGGGGGCGCGAACGGATCGGTGGGCCCCGGTGATCCCCAACAGCCCTTCTATGGGTTGCGCTGAGGATCGATCTGGATACGATACCCGCCCTTCGAGGAAGGGTGGCCGAGTGGTTGAAGGCTCCGGTCTTGAAAACCGGCGAGGGGTTAAACCCTCCGTGGGTTCGAATCCCACCCCTTCCGCCAGTTTTCTCGCTGTGAAGGTTGTACAGGTTTTACTACGGAGAGGTGGCCGAGAGGCCGAAGGCGCTCCCCTGCTAAGGGAGTACAGGTCACAAGCCTGTCGAGGGTTCGAATCCCTCCCTCTCCGCCACTTTTTACCCCTGGCGTTGCTGCTGGGGGGCACGCTGGCAGGGCTCGCGGGTTGCGGCGAACCGACCAAGCCCCAAGGGGCGACGGTGGGGGGCGCCATCGAAGACACCCGCGGGGCGAACCACCCCGAATCGGTGGTGGTTCCCGAGGAAGAAACCCGGCATCCGCCGGGCGACGCATCGGCTCCAAAGCTCGATGTAACCTCGATTCCAGCGGGTTGGACGGCTCAGATCGTCATCCTTGACAAGCTGATGGGC includes these proteins:
- a CDS encoding twin arginine-targeting protein translocase TatB, which encodes MPDIGFTELIVIAVVLFVIVGPERMPGLLADLSRWLHKGRSLASQLRRELDFEVASLKQELPGEEIQAVKTEVNKIGGSLREAEADLLRRERALNQSLKGPVEPPASPPAATTTTTAAATTTTTEPQKPESA
- a CDS encoding HflK protein translates to MPWNQNGGPGGDPWGRGSQQGGGGPKPPDLDELVNRLKKKFGGGGPNGFKGWPYLGVIAFLLWGASGIYIVQPDEQGVVQRFGAFTETTAPGPHWHLPAPIETVNKVKVTKVDRVEVGYRSRGVSDGFGGDSRDTVEVPKEALMLTGDENIVDINFTVQFRIRDAGNYLFNVRNPEKTVKDVAESAIREVVGKSPIDEVLTSGKMKIQTQTQALMQEILDDYKVGLQVVTVQLQQVQPPSAVIDAFKDVASAREDRQRAINEAHGYSNDILPKAKGEAAQMVEEAKAYKAQRVNEAQGDTERFLGMLAEYRKAPSVTTKRMYLETMEQVLGGVEKVVIDEQAANGVLPVLQLGGVLGQGATGGAK
- a CDS encoding HflC protein; translation: MNKGLSVLTGILSAVILIAGFTLFTVKETEQVLVLQMGKPVKALTEPGLQFKIPFIQNILTFDRRILEYDSDPAEVLTLDKKNLVVDHFTKWRIVDPLKLFQTVQNEVGAISRLDDIIYSRLREELGKHTFEDIVSGVRTQLMDAVRESCNEQAAPFGIEVVDVRIKRTDLPKENSDAVFRRMQTERQRMAKQYRSEGAEEAQKIRADADRQKTEIISEAYRDAQILRGEGDATAIKTYGEAFSKDEKFFEFMRTLEAYKKIFKDGGRDRMVLSTDSPLLKLLTGQEGAARR
- a CDS encoding DNA gyrase subunit A, producing MLINSPPPVPVNLDEEMRRSYLDYAMSVIVGRALPDIRDGLKPVHRRILFAMKEMGNDYNKPYKKSARIVGDVIGKYHPHGDSAVYDAMVRLAQPFAMRYTMVEGQGNFGSVDGDSPAAMRYTEVRLDKLAHTLLEDLDKETVDFGDNYDGSLQEPKVLPAAFPHLLVNGSEGIAVGMATKIPPHNLTEVLGATIALIDDPEIDIAGLMKYVPAPDFPTGAFIYGRSGAKQAYETGRGSITMRAKIDIETDKKGTRQSIIISEIPYQLNKARLIEHMAELVKEKKLLGISELRDESDRDGMRIVLDLKRDAVGEIIINQLFKMTPLQSNFGIIMLAVDHGRPRLVNLKEALQAFIDHRREVITRRTIYELRKAEERAHLLEGLAVALQNIDEVIAIIKAAPSPAEARINLMEVEWRFNWEGEARTQKFTQPQAQAILEMRLHRLTGMEQEKLVNEYRELLNLINRLKEILASESELMGVIRAELVKVNEDFGDKRRTQIVDETAELTLEDLIAEEDMVVTMSLSGYIKRQPVTHYRSQRRGGKGRTAVNPKEGDVVERLFIASTHDTVMFFTNRGRVFWSKVYEIPQSGPTARGTALVNLHPLQEGERITATMPVRHFVEDRYVLMATRSGIVKKTDLMAYSNVRNGGVQAIKLGEGDSVIGVAITDGAREVLLTTSQGLSIRFPEEQARPMGRVSQGVRGIKLEKGDEVRSMDILAADCSILTVTTQGFGKRSKADDYRQQNRGGKGLITIKTTKRNGYVVGCLQVLADDEVMIITAGGTMIRIRMKDLRVIGRNTQGVTLFNIDEGDDVVAVVRVVERPEDDDDEGDDGVPPVAPGELPLDA
- a CDS encoding serine--tRNA ligase, producing MLDRRLLLEDPDKLVRGLARRGSDVGVVALLDIEASRRELLQKVEEGRSQRNALSKEIGVRKRNKEPADDLFAAVEEVKRSLELWEEELQVKERLFDELWLLVPNLIDDDAPDGPDESGNVEIRRWGVPKSFEYAPKAHYEIGEDLGLLDFEQAAKITGSRFAVLKGDLARLERALGQWMLDLHSDQHGYTEVQVPYMVNRDALTGTGQLPKFEEDLFFLRDNDYALIPTAEVPVTNLHRESIVEEEALPLKYVAWTPCFRREAGSAGRDTRGLIRQHQFHKVELVHLVAPEESETALQQIVDHAAKVLELLELPYRVMALCAGDTGFSSARTFDLEVWLPAQGAYREISSCSNFRDFQARRASIRGRFKNEQSGKRDNRILHTLNGSGLAVGRTLVALLENHQNNDGSVTIPAVLRPYMGGRERIGGPR